Proteins co-encoded in one Dehalogenimonas sp. WBC-2 genomic window:
- a CDS encoding O-acetylhomoserine sulfhydrylase/O-succinylhomoserine sulfhydrylase gives MSALRLETIVVQAGQETPDPATGARAVPIYQTTSYVFKDTNHASNLFALKEFGNIYTRIMNPTTDVFERRIAAIENGVGALAVASGQAAETLALLNITRPGDEIVSLNNLYGGTYELFHYTFPKLGREVKFVPSGDLAAIRKAISPKTRAIYAETIGNPKLDVPDFQAIAKIAHKAGVPFVVDNTVGVGLVRPFDIGADIIVASATKYIGGHGTSIGGVIVDGGKFNWGNGKFPDFTEPDPTYHGLKFWDVFGNFPGMGNVAFIIKARVQLLRDIGASLSPFNAFQLLQGLETLVLRQERHSENALKVARHLSRHTSVAWVNYPGLLGNPNYPIAHKYLGDKFGGLVGFGIKGGLESGRKFINSVKLFSHLANIGDSKSLVIHPASTTHAQLTSEEQATTGVSPDYIRLSVGIEHIDDILEDIDQALGKATA, from the coding sequence TTGAGCGCCTTAAGACTGGAAACCATTGTCGTTCAAGCAGGCCAAGAGACCCCGGATCCGGCCACCGGTGCCCGCGCCGTGCCCATCTATCAAACGACTTCCTATGTCTTTAAAGATACGAACCATGCCTCCAATCTTTTTGCACTGAAAGAGTTCGGCAATATCTATACCCGAATCATGAATCCCACCACCGATGTTTTTGAACGACGGATCGCAGCTATCGAAAACGGTGTTGGTGCGCTGGCGGTGGCTTCCGGCCAGGCAGCAGAGACGTTAGCTCTTTTGAATATCACTCGCCCCGGTGACGAAATCGTATCGCTCAACAACCTTTATGGCGGCACCTACGAACTGTTCCATTACACCTTCCCTAAATTGGGGCGGGAAGTGAAGTTTGTACCGTCCGGAGATCTTGCTGCCATCAGGAAGGCCATCTCTCCCAAGACCCGGGCCATCTACGCCGAGACCATCGGCAATCCCAAGCTGGATGTGCCGGATTTCCAGGCCATCGCTAAGATCGCCCATAAAGCGGGAGTTCCTTTCGTTGTCGATAATACCGTCGGCGTCGGTCTGGTCCGCCCATTTGACATCGGCGCAGATATCATCGTCGCCTCGGCCACCAAGTACATTGGCGGTCATGGCACAAGTATCGGCGGCGTCATAGTAGACGGTGGTAAGTTCAACTGGGGCAACGGCAAGTTCCCGGATTTCACCGAGCCTGATCCCACCTACCACGGACTGAAGTTCTGGGACGTGTTCGGCAATTTCCCCGGCATGGGCAACGTGGCTTTCATCATAAAAGCCCGGGTCCAACTCTTACGCGATATCGGTGCCTCACTGTCCCCATTCAACGCTTTCCAATTGTTGCAGGGATTGGAAACCCTGGTGTTGCGGCAGGAACGCCACTCCGAGAACGCGCTCAAAGTTGCTCGGCATCTTTCACGGCACACGTCCGTGGCCTGGGTAAACTATCCCGGCTTGCTCGGCAATCCCAATTATCCGATCGCTCACAAATATCTCGGTGACAAATTCGGCGGACTGGTAGGCTTTGGCATTAAAGGCGGCCTGGAATCCGGGCGGAAGTTCATCAATTCAGTCAAGCTCTTCTCACACCTGGCCAATATAGGTGACTCCAAGAGCTTAGTCATCCACCCCGCCTCCACCACTCATGCACAGTTAACCTCTGAAGAACAAGCCACTACCGGTGTCTCTCCGGATTATATCCGTCTCTCGGTTGGTATCGAACACATCGATGACATTCTGGAAGACATCGACCAGGCGCTAGGGAAAGCGACAGCTTAA
- a CDS encoding homoserine O-acetyltransferase, translating into MTDSTIRDIGLIRTEYFNIDRLTLESGEVIAPMTLAYETYGKLNPDKSNAVLICHALTGDAHIAGVNSDTGKVGWWDSMVGPGKAFDTDELFIICSNVIGGCQGSTGPLSPNPATGEAYGLAFQIITIGDMVAAQKKLVEHLGIKRLLSVGGGSMGGMQALAWAVKFPEHVGSIIAIATTTKHSPQQIAFNEVGRQAILSDPHFNNGQYYGGKAPERGLATARMVGHITYMSDESMAEKFGRRFRETTSNQKFVADFEVAGYLQYKGDNFVKRFDANSYLYITRAVDLFDLAGEKGLPASLTPVRHAPFLVLAFKSDWLYPAHQSRDLVRGCKLAGIDVTYCEINSTYGHDAFLLEVAEETHLIRHFLRKVGHWAATIKA; encoded by the coding sequence ATGACTGATTCGACCATTAGGGATATTGGGCTCATCCGAACCGAATATTTTAACATCGACCGGCTGACGCTTGAATCCGGCGAGGTTATTGCACCGATGACGCTGGCATACGAGACCTACGGCAAACTAAATCCTGATAAATCCAACGCGGTGCTCATTTGCCACGCCCTCACCGGCGACGCCCACATAGCAGGCGTGAACTCTGACACTGGGAAGGTCGGCTGGTGGGATTCTATGGTCGGACCGGGCAAGGCCTTCGACACAGACGAGCTTTTCATCATCTGCTCCAATGTTATCGGCGGCTGCCAGGGCTCGACCGGACCATTATCGCCCAATCCCGCCACCGGCGAAGCGTACGGCCTGGCTTTCCAAATCATCACTATTGGCGACATGGTGGCAGCCCAGAAAAAACTCGTAGAGCACCTGGGCATCAAACGACTTCTCAGTGTCGGCGGCGGTAGTATGGGCGGCATGCAAGCCCTCGCTTGGGCGGTAAAATTCCCGGAACACGTCGGCTCGATCATCGCCATTGCCACCACCACCAAACATTCGCCGCAGCAGATAGCCTTCAACGAGGTGGGGCGCCAGGCCATTCTTTCCGACCCACATTTCAACAACGGGCAGTACTATGGTGGCAAGGCACCGGAGCGCGGATTAGCCACGGCGCGAATGGTCGGCCATATCACCTACATGAGCGACGAATCCATGGCCGAGAAGTTCGGGCGACGATTCCGCGAAACGACGTCCAACCAAAAATTCGTCGCCGACTTCGAGGTGGCAGGTTATTTGCAGTATAAAGGCGACAATTTTGTCAAGCGTTTCGATGCCAATTCTTACCTCTATATCACCCGCGCCGTAGATCTTTTCGACCTAGCCGGAGAAAAGGGACTCCCGGCGTCGTTGACCCCCGTCCGGCACGCTCCCTTCCTGGTGTTAGCGTTCAAAAGCGATTGGCTTTACCCCGCCCACCAATCAAGAGACTTGGTGCGCGGGTGCAAACTGGCCGGTATCGATGTTACCTATTGCGAAATCAATTCCACCTACGGGCATGACGCCTTCCTCTTGGAGGTGGCTGAAGAGACACACCTCATCCGACATTTCCTGCGCAAGGTCGGCCACTGGGCTGCGACAATAAAAGCGTAA
- the metW gene encoding methionine biosynthesis protein MetW — MNTVRKDHEIIAGLISSGSNVLDLGCGEGELMVYLAERRLVKARGVEIAEHAIYRCVGRGLSVSHQDIDNGLSEYGDKSFDYVILNQCLQQVKLPQTVLAEAVRVGKKAIVGVSNFAHISARWQLGFEGRAPVTPALPFQWYESPNLHFLSLSDFHNYCQDHGVMIEKALYLNRELKVRLLPNVLAQTGIFLISKNNRKP; from the coding sequence ATGAATACCGTTAGAAAAGACCACGAGATAATCGCCGGGCTTATCAGCTCCGGATCGAATGTGCTCGATCTGGGCTGCGGTGAAGGTGAACTCATGGTATATCTCGCGGAGCGACGGTTAGTGAAAGCCCGAGGGGTTGAAATTGCCGAACATGCCATCTATCGCTGTGTCGGTCGCGGCCTTTCGGTATCTCACCAGGACATCGACAATGGATTGTCTGAGTACGGTGATAAGTCCTTTGACTATGTCATCCTCAACCAATGCTTGCAACAGGTTAAATTGCCGCAGACGGTGCTGGCTGAGGCGGTCAGGGTAGGGAAAAAAGCCATTGTCGGCGTGTCTAATTTCGCCCATATCTCCGCCAGATGGCAGCTCGGCTTCGAAGGGCGAGCGCCAGTGACCCCGGCGTTGCCGTTCCAATGGTACGAGTCACCAAATCTCCATTTCTTATCCCTTTCGGATTTTCACAATTATTGCCAGGACCATGGCGTAATGATCGAAAAGGCCCTGTACCTCAATAGAGAGTTGAAAGTCCGGTTACTGCCCAACGTGTTAGCACAAACCGGTATTTTTTTAATTTCGAAGAACAATCGAAAGCCGTAA
- a CDS encoding cysteine synthase, producing MVAEHKIEKVTFRTKSFPVLTRGIAEDITETIGNTPLVRLNRVTMGTDAEVLAKLESFNPLHSVKDRIGVAMIIDAEASGRLKPGDTMVEPTSGNTGIALAFTAAAKGYHLILTMPETFSVERRQLLSILGAEIVLTPGAEGMGGAIRRAQEIADANSDYFMPQQFKNPANPEIHRLTTADEIWRDTEGRADVLVAGVGTGGTITGVSEELKKRKPSFKTFAVEPSASPVLSGGKPSSHKIQGIGAGFVPQVLRTDLIDEIIQVSNENAGIMARRLAREEGILAGISSGAATWAAVELAKRPEMKGKLIVVVLPDTGERYLSTWLFQEVYPVQPIV from the coding sequence ATGGTAGCGGAACACAAGATTGAAAAAGTAACCTTCCGGACCAAGAGTTTCCCTGTTCTCACCCGAGGCATCGCCGAAGATATCACCGAAACCATCGGCAACACGCCGTTAGTACGCCTGAACCGGGTGACAATGGGCACCGATGCAGAAGTGCTCGCCAAGTTGGAATCCTTCAATCCACTTCACAGCGTCAAGGATCGCATCGGCGTTGCCATGATCATCGATGCCGAGGCTTCTGGACGCTTGAAGCCCGGCGATACCATGGTGGAGCCGACTTCCGGCAATACCGGTATTGCCCTGGCCTTTACTGCCGCCGCGAAGGGTTACCATCTTATCCTGACTATGCCTGAAACATTCTCTGTAGAACGCCGGCAACTCCTGTCCATCTTGGGAGCGGAGATCGTACTCACTCCCGGAGCCGAAGGTATGGGTGGCGCCATAAGGCGTGCCCAGGAGATTGCCGACGCCAACTCCGATTATTTCATGCCTCAACAGTTCAAGAACCCGGCCAATCCGGAGATTCACCGCCTGACCACGGCGGATGAAATCTGGAGAGATACTGAAGGCCGCGCTGATGTGCTGGTCGCTGGTGTCGGCACCGGCGGCACCATTACCGGCGTATCTGAGGAGCTCAAGAAACGCAAACCTTCGTTTAAGACCTTCGCCGTGGAACCGTCTGCCTCACCGGTTCTATCCGGCGGCAAACCGAGTTCGCACAAGATCCAGGGTATCGGCGCAGGTTTCGTGCCCCAGGTTTTGAGGACTGATCTAATTGACGAGATAATTCAGGTATCCAACGAGAACGCAGGGATCATGGCTCGCCGCCTGGCACGTGAAGAGGGCATCTTGGCTGGCATTTCCTCCGGCGCCGCCACCTGGGCGGCGGTGGAACTGGCCAAGCGACCGGAGATGAAAGGCAAGCTCATCGTCGTAGTCCTGCCAGACACCGGCGAGCGTTACCTGTCTACCTGGCTCTTCCAAGAGGTATATCCCGTCCAACCCATCGTTTAA
- a CDS encoding cysteine desulfurase: protein MKQVYLDNAATTPVDPRVKAAMLPYLKDVFGNPSSVHSAGQVVRAAMEDARSQVAALIDARPDEIYFTSGGTESDNWALKGMAWAKAEKGNHIVTTAIEHHAILESCHYLSKHGFDITLVPVDKYGLVDPENVKKAITPKTILVSVMHANNEIGTIEPVAEIGKIARERDIPFHIDAVQTTGHLPIQVNELNVDLLSISSHKLYGPKGTGALYIRKGVRIESLLSGGSQERAKRPGTENVLGIIGFGAAAEIAQTEMSAEAERLTILRDRLISELLTRIPDSHLNGHPTLRLPNNVNISFDYVEGESLLLNLDFEGICASTGSACSSSSLEPSHVLLACGKIAEEAHGSLRFSLGKLTEDEDIDKVVEALPRIVKKLKAMSPLMPKAAAR, encoded by the coding sequence ATGAAACAGGTATATCTCGATAACGCGGCAACGACGCCTGTCGACCCCCGAGTCAAGGCAGCTATGTTGCCTTATCTCAAAGATGTATTCGGCAATCCATCCTCCGTCCACAGCGCCGGGCAGGTAGTTCGTGCCGCTATGGAAGATGCTCGCAGCCAAGTGGCTGCACTTATCGATGCCCGTCCCGATGAAATATATTTCACGAGTGGTGGGACAGAATCCGATAATTGGGCTCTCAAGGGCATGGCCTGGGCCAAGGCTGAAAAGGGCAACCATATTGTCACCACTGCCATTGAACACCACGCCATACTTGAAAGCTGCCACTATCTGTCTAAACATGGTTTCGATATCACTCTTGTACCAGTAGACAAATACGGTCTTGTTGATCCCGAAAACGTGAAAAAAGCCATCACGCCCAAAACAATTTTGGTGTCGGTCATGCACGCTAACAATGAGATTGGCACTATTGAGCCGGTAGCCGAGATCGGCAAAATTGCACGTGAACGAGATATCCCCTTCCACATCGATGCCGTTCAAACAACCGGGCATCTGCCGATACAAGTAAACGAACTTAATGTCGATTTACTTTCTATCTCCAGCCATAAGCTTTACGGCCCCAAGGGTACCGGCGCGCTGTATATCAGAAAAGGCGTCCGTATAGAATCCCTGCTCTCCGGCGGCAGTCAGGAAAGGGCCAAACGCCCCGGTACCGAGAATGTGCTCGGGATTATCGGTTTTGGTGCCGCGGCTGAGATCGCCCAAACTGAGATGAGCGCTGAAGCCGAAAGACTGACCATTCTCCGCGACAGATTAATTAGTGAACTACTGACACGCATCCCAGATTCACACCTCAACGGCCACCCAACTCTACGTCTACCCAACAACGTCAACATCTCTTTCGATTACGTCGAGGGCGAATCACTCCTACTCAACCTGGATTTCGAGGGCATCTGCGCCTCCACCGGCTCGGCTTGCTCATCCTCGTCTCTGGAACCGTCGCATGTATTACTTGCCTGCGGTAAAATCGCGGAAGAAGCCCATGGTTCGCTCCGTTTCAGCCTTGGAAAACTCACGGAAGATGAAGACATAGACAAGGTCGTGGAAGCATTACCCCGGATAGTAAAAAAATTGAAAGCCATGTCGCCTTTGATGCCAAAGGCAGCAGCTCGTTAG
- a CDS encoding cron-sulfur cluster assembly scaffold protein IscU/NifU-like encodes MTDIGPAAYSPLVIDHVRNPRNIGEMENPDGVGRVGNPICGDVMELYIKVKVGIVTDASFKTFGCGAAIATSSMVTEMVKGKTIEEALGISNKTVAEALGGLPPVKMHCSVLAEEALKKALENYYERRGEKPPFETIVSDHHH; translated from the coding sequence ATGACAGACATAGGACCTGCGGCCTACAGTCCGCTTGTGATTGATCACGTCAGAAATCCCCGGAATATCGGCGAGATGGAGAACCCCGACGGCGTTGGCCGTGTCGGTAATCCCATCTGCGGCGACGTCATGGAGCTCTATATCAAGGTCAAGGTCGGCATCGTCACAGATGCATCCTTTAAAACCTTCGGCTGCGGAGCTGCCATCGCCACCAGTTCAATGGTGACGGAGATGGTTAAGGGCAAGACCATTGAGGAAGCTTTGGGGATCTCCAACAAAACTGTAGCAGAAGCGCTGGGGGGCTTGCCACCGGTGAAAATGCATTGCTCAGTGTTGGCCGAAGAGGCTTTGAAGAAAGCCCTTGAAAACTACTATGAACGCCGCGGAGAAAAACCTCCGTTTGAAACGATTGTATCAGACCATCATCATTAA